A single Deinococcus sp. Leaf326 DNA region contains:
- a CDS encoding ABC transporter substrate-binding protein, with product MKRVVLGSLIGAALGAASAQKVETPIAIGIAVAQTSNVALFGQEQVAGAKLAEKLINARGGIGGTPIRLVYQDAGGDENGAINAFQNLITKERVVGIVGPTLSQQAFAADPIAERAKIPVLGPSNTAKGIPQIGNYIARVSAPVTVIAPAALKQALKIDPKIKRVAVMYAQNDAFSVSETGIFQDTIKAQGLTVATVQKSQTTDTDFTTQVTAVLNAKVDLVVISALAADGGNIIKQLRQLGYKGLIVGGNGFNTTNLFAVCQKDCDGLLVAQAYSPLQSSATNQVFVKEYRALYKKDPPQFAAQAYAGVQVFADALRVIDRKKKLAQWDLGDLRTELNKQILAGKYNTPLGELRFDKEGEVNQKEFFVAQVKMKDAKNGSFVFVK from the coding sequence ATGAAACGAGTAGTTCTAGGTTCATTGATCGGCGCGGCGCTGGGCGCAGCGTCGGCACAGAAGGTCGAAACTCCCATCGCCATCGGGATTGCGGTGGCGCAGACCAGCAACGTCGCCCTGTTCGGGCAGGAGCAGGTGGCCGGAGCCAAGCTGGCCGAGAAGCTCATCAACGCGCGCGGGGGCATCGGCGGCACGCCCATCCGCCTGGTGTACCAGGACGCGGGCGGCGACGAGAACGGAGCCATCAACGCCTTCCAGAATCTGATCACCAAGGAGCGTGTGGTGGGCATCGTGGGGCCCACGCTTTCGCAGCAGGCCTTCGCCGCCGACCCCATCGCCGAGCGCGCTAAGATTCCGGTGCTGGGGCCGAGCAACACCGCCAAGGGCATTCCGCAGATCGGCAACTACATCGCCCGCGTGTCGGCGCCCGTGACCGTGATCGCCCCGGCCGCGCTCAAACAGGCCCTCAAGATCGACCCCAAGATCAAGCGCGTAGCCGTAATGTACGCCCAGAACGACGCCTTCTCGGTCAGTGAGACCGGCATCTTCCAGGATACCATCAAGGCCCAGGGCCTCACGGTCGCCACCGTCCAGAAGTCACAGACCACCGACACCGACTTCACCACCCAGGTCACGGCCGTGCTGAACGCCAAGGTGGACCTCGTGGTGATCTCGGCGCTCGCGGCCGACGGCGGCAACATCATCAAGCAGCTGCGCCAGCTGGGCTACAAGGGCTTGATCGTGGGCGGCAACGGCTTCAACACCACCAACCTGTTCGCCGTGTGCCAGAAGGACTGTGACGGCCTGCTCGTCGCCCAGGCATACAGCCCCCTGCAGAGCAGCGCCACCAACCAGGTGTTCGTCAAGGAATACCGCGCGCTGTACAAGAAAGACCCCCCCCAGTTCGCCGCGCAGGCCTACGCGGGCGTGCAGGTCTTCGCCGACGCCCTGCGGGTCATCGACCGCAAGAAGAAACTCGCGCAGTGGGACCTGGGCGACCTGCGCACCGAGCTGAACAAGCAGATTCTCGCCGGCAAGTACAACACGCCGCTGGGCGAGCTCCGCTTCGACAAGGAAGGCGAGGTCAACCAGAAGGAGTTCTTCGTGGCGCAGGTCAAGATGAAAGACGCCAAGAACGGGTCCTTCGTCTTCGTGAAGTAG
- a CDS encoding branched-chain amino acid ABC transporter permease, translated as MDFGAFIQNLLNGLAIGSVYAIFALGYTLVFSILGIINFAQGAVFTLGAYFTYTLVVGQFGGTGLLAGLTLFSGTSPFSGNPWSFGLATLIGAVLAGVVAVIVERLAFRPMRSRGADPLLALVSSLGVSLVIVNLIQLLVGAEIYTFPADAYGQVRPALSFQIGDRTVVIRTVQIIIFAVSLVMLLILGYVIGRTKVGKALRAVAENPGTASLLGISVDRFVLITFFLSGFLGGLAGTLVGTAFGVAGPYFGITYGLKGLAVIVLGGLGSIPGAVLGGLVIGLAEAFVPADYSAYKDAVAFALLFVILLVRPQGLLGKAAIQKV; from the coding sequence ATGGATTTCGGCGCATTCATTCAGAACCTTCTCAACGGGCTGGCCATCGGCAGCGTGTACGCCATCTTCGCGCTGGGCTATACCCTCGTCTTCTCGATCCTGGGGATCATCAATTTCGCGCAGGGCGCCGTGTTCACGCTGGGGGCCTACTTCACCTATACGCTGGTGGTCGGCCAGTTCGGCGGTACCGGACTGCTCGCGGGCCTGACGCTCTTCTCCGGGACCTCGCCCTTCTCGGGCAATCCCTGGAGTTTCGGGCTGGCGACCCTGATCGGCGCGGTGCTGGCCGGGGTGGTCGCGGTGATCGTCGAGCGCCTTGCCTTCCGGCCCATGCGCTCGCGCGGCGCCGATCCGCTGCTGGCGCTCGTCAGCAGCCTGGGCGTGTCGCTGGTCATCGTGAACCTCATCCAACTGCTGGTCGGGGCCGAAATCTACACCTTTCCGGCCGACGCCTACGGGCAGGTGCGCCCGGCCCTGAGTTTCCAGATCGGGGACCGCACGGTGGTCATCCGCACGGTGCAGATCATCATCTTCGCCGTCAGCCTCGTGATGCTGCTTATCCTGGGGTACGTCATCGGGCGCACCAAGGTGGGCAAGGCGCTGCGGGCCGTCGCGGAAAACCCCGGCACGGCGAGCCTGCTGGGCATCTCGGTCGACCGCTTCGTACTGATCACGTTCTTCCTGTCGGGCTTTCTAGGGGGACTGGCGGGCACGCTGGTCGGCACGGCCTTCGGGGTGGCCGGGCCGTACTTCGGCATCACCTACGGTCTCAAGGGGCTGGCGGTCATCGTGCTGGGCGGTCTCGGCAGCATTCCGGGCGCGGTGTTGGGGGGCCTGGTCATCGGTCTGGCCGAGGCCTTCGTGCCGGCCGACTACTCGGCGTACAAGGACGCGGTGGCCTTCGCCCTGCTGTTCGTGATCCTGCTCGTGCGGCCCCAGGGCCTGCTGGGCAAAGCGGCCATTCAGAAGGTATGA
- a CDS encoding branched-chain amino acid ABC transporter permease — translation MSDFLATYGFLIVTMVQAGLLGLSLYFPLQAGQLSLASPGFYALGGYAAAIMLTHPALGGLRDSLGNFIFPLTWVVAALLSGVLGLLVGIPALRLRGIYLALATIAFVEILRVVALNLTLTGGAVGIFGIPQAFGFQDRWQYLFIFGPLLLLTLLFTRQLERSRVGRALRAVREDELAADAMGVPPTQYKVLAFVIGAVLAGIVGAMSAPFLNTWNAKQGTFDASIATLAFVLIGGSRSLWGPVVGGALLTAVPEVLRFLADWRLIINGLVLVVASLYLPQGIVGALERLRRPRPPARPASPPAEARP, via the coding sequence ATGAGCGATTTTCTGGCGACCTACGGCTTCCTGATCGTGACGATGGTGCAGGCCGGCCTGCTGGGCCTGAGTCTGTACTTTCCCCTGCAGGCCGGGCAGCTGAGCCTCGCCTCGCCGGGCTTCTATGCCCTGGGCGGATACGCGGCGGCCATCATGCTCACGCACCCGGCCCTGGGGGGCCTGCGCGACAGCCTGGGCAACTTCATATTTCCGCTCACCTGGGTGGTCGCGGCACTCCTCTCGGGAGTGCTGGGGCTGCTGGTGGGCATTCCGGCGCTGCGGCTGCGCGGCATCTATCTCGCGCTGGCGACCATCGCCTTCGTCGAGATCCTGCGGGTCGTCGCGCTGAACCTGACCCTCACCGGGGGCGCGGTGGGCATCTTCGGCATTCCGCAGGCCTTCGGCTTTCAGGACCGCTGGCAGTACCTGTTCATCTTCGGGCCGCTGCTGCTGCTCACGCTGCTGTTCACCCGGCAGCTCGAACGCTCGCGGGTAGGCCGGGCGCTGCGGGCCGTGCGCGAGGACGAACTCGCCGCCGACGCGATGGGCGTGCCGCCGACCCAGTACAAGGTCCTGGCCTTCGTCATCGGGGCTGTCCTGGCAGGCATCGTAGGGGCCATGAGCGCGCCCTTCCTGAACACCTGGAACGCCAAACAGGGCACCTTCGACGCCTCGATCGCCACGCTGGCCTTCGTGCTTATCGGCGGCAGCCGCAGCCTGTGGGGGCCGGTCGTGGGCGGCGCACTCCTGACCGCCGTGCCGGAGGTGCTGCGGTTCCTGGCCGATTGGCGGCTCATCATCAACGGGCTGGTGCTCGTGGTGGCGAGCCTGTACCTGCCGCAGGGCATTGTGGGCGCGCTGGAGCGGCTGCGACGGCCCCGACCCCCGGCGCGGCCCGCCAGTCCCCCGGCGGAGGCGCGGCCATGA
- a CDS encoding ABC transporter ATP-binding protein: MTAPVSAAAPVVLEARNMTRRFGGLVAVNDVSFDVREGEIFGLIGPNGAGKTTLFNLMTGLTPPSSGTLSYKGTRVTGLAPHRVAALGLSRTFQNIRLFRGLSALENVKIAQHLRTRAGLWQGVFGAARAEEEAVNRRAWELLDLVGLSDRAGESAGNFSYGDQRRLEIARALATEPRVLLLDEPAAGMNTAEKGQLTSFIREVRDRFDLTVLLIEHHVPLVMGLCDRVAVLNFGQLIAVGDPASVQRDPRVIEAYLGGE, encoded by the coding sequence ATGACCGCTCCCGTTTCCGCTGCGGCCCCTGTGGTCCTCGAAGCCCGCAACATGACCCGGCGCTTCGGCGGACTGGTCGCGGTGAACGACGTCTCATTCGACGTGCGCGAGGGCGAGATCTTCGGGCTGATCGGGCCCAACGGCGCCGGCAAGACCACCCTGTTCAACCTCATGACCGGCCTGACCCCCCCCAGCAGCGGCACCCTGAGCTACAAGGGCACGCGCGTCACCGGTCTCGCGCCGCACCGGGTCGCCGCCCTGGGGCTCAGCCGCACCTTTCAGAACATCCGGCTGTTCCGGGGCCTTTCGGCGCTGGAAAACGTGAAGATCGCCCAGCACCTGCGCACCCGCGCCGGGCTGTGGCAGGGCGTGTTCGGCGCGGCGCGGGCCGAGGAGGAGGCGGTCAATCGCCGCGCCTGGGAACTGCTCGACCTCGTGGGCCTGTCGGACCGGGCGGGCGAGAGTGCCGGCAACTTCTCCTACGGCGACCAGCGGCGCCTGGAGATCGCCCGCGCCCTGGCGACCGAGCCGCGCGTCCTGCTGCTCGACGAACCGGCGGCCGGCATGAACACGGCCGAGAAGGGGCAGCTCACCAGTTTTATCCGCGAGGTGCGGGACCGCTTCGACCTGACGGTGCTGCTCATCGAACACCACGTGCCGCTGGTCATGGGCCTGTGCGACCGGGTGGCCGTGCTGAATTTCGGACAACTCATCGCGGTGGGCGACCCGGCAAGCGTGCAGCGCGACCCCCGGGTCATTGAGGCCTATCTGGGAGGCGAATAA
- a CDS encoding ABC transporter ATP-binding protein, whose translation MTPRGPLLELSNLSVNYGAIQAVRGLSLRVEEGEVVTLIGANGAGKTTTLRAVSRMLRPVAGSVHFAGRDITRIPTDEAVKLGIAQSPEGRQVLARQSIQDNLELGAYTRRDAAGVRADIARMYERFPRLGERRGQLAGTLSGGEQQMLAIARALMSRPKLLLLDEPSLGLAPIIVREIFGIIRELNEQGVTILLVEQNARLAMQSSHRTYVLEAGQITFDGPSRELVNDERVLQAYLGG comes from the coding sequence ATGACGCCCAGGGGACCCCTGCTCGAACTGAGCAATCTCAGCGTCAACTACGGCGCGATTCAGGCGGTGCGCGGACTGTCGCTGCGGGTCGAGGAAGGCGAGGTCGTCACCCTCATCGGCGCGAACGGCGCGGGCAAGACGACCACCCTGCGCGCCGTCTCGCGGATGCTGCGGCCAGTCGCGGGCAGCGTGCACTTCGCCGGGCGCGACATCACCCGCATTCCGACCGACGAGGCCGTCAAGCTCGGCATCGCCCAGAGTCCGGAGGGCCGGCAGGTCCTGGCGCGCCAGAGCATTCAGGACAACCTGGAACTGGGCGCGTACACCCGCCGGGACGCGGCCGGGGTGCGCGCGGACATCGCCCGGATGTACGAGCGGTTCCCGCGCCTGGGCGAGCGCCGGGGCCAGCTCGCCGGGACGCTGTCGGGCGGCGAACAGCAGATGCTCGCCATCGCCCGCGCGCTCATGAGCCGCCCCAAGCTGCTGCTGCTCGACGAGCCGTCGCTGGGGCTGGCACCCATCATCGTGCGCGAAATCTTCGGAATCATCCGCGAGCTCAACGAGCAGGGCGTGACCATCCTACTCGTCGAGCAGAATGCCCGCCTCGCCATGCAGAGCAGCCACCGGACCTACGTGCTCGAAGCCGGTCAGATCACCTTCGACGGCCCCAGCCGGGAACTGGTGAACGACGAGCGGGTCCTGCAGGCCTATCTGGGCGGCTGA
- a CDS encoding CAP domain-containing protein gives MTCRPLPLLLLPLLLAACGSGVKVGGSTSSAPNPVDAPPAAVGATAKPNPGDQTQTAAEAQLLRELNAARAVGRTCGNQYMPAVGALTWNGYLAKSARAYAQDMAARSFFAHVDPEGGTFEKRNEAAGYTGWKALGENIIGGYALGEMTAGWLASPAHCAAIMAPEYDEVGVTFLNQPGSFLSTYGVQEFGAR, from the coding sequence ATGACGTGTCGCCCCCTGCCCCTGCTGCTTCTCCCTCTCCTTCTCGCCGCCTGTGGAAGCGGGGTGAAGGTCGGGGGCAGTACCAGTTCTGCCCCCAATCCGGTAGACGCACCTCCAGCAGCGGTCGGGGCTACCGCCAAGCCGAATCCCGGTGACCAGACCCAGACTGCCGCGGAGGCGCAGCTGCTGCGTGAATTGAACGCCGCCCGCGCCGTGGGCCGGACCTGCGGGAACCAGTACATGCCGGCAGTGGGCGCCCTGACCTGGAACGGGTATCTGGCAAAGTCGGCCCGCGCCTACGCGCAGGACATGGCGGCCCGGAGTTTCTTCGCGCATGTCGACCCGGAGGGCGGCACCTTCGAGAAACGCAACGAGGCGGCCGGGTACACCGGCTGGAAGGCGCTCGGTGAGAACATCATCGGTGGGTACGCCCTGGGCGAGATGACGGCCGGGTGGCTGGCCAGCCCCGCCCACTGCGCGGCCATCATGGCGCCGGAGTACGACGAGGTCGGCGTGACCTTCCTGAACCAGCCGGGCAGTTTCCTCAGTACCTACGGCGTCCAGGAGTTCGGCGCCCGCTGA
- the ftsY gene encoding signal recognition particle-docking protein FtsY, whose protein sequence is MSWLDRLRAGLGKTRAQLSGTADLGGDVQAAFTRMDTIEDLEYALIAADVGRAATEEIIEDIRRIGGGNLQDALMQALTLQLEPDARRAEFRKLGFAPEVGRSRVDPKGHVVMVIGVNGVGKTTTIAKLGQYYMERGRSVMFAAGDTFRAAAGAQLGVWGERLGVPVVQGPEGGDPAAVAFDAASARKARGTDLLLIDTAGRLHNKHNLMEELKKVQRVVDKADPGEPTEVWLVLDAVTGQNGLQQAKKFHESTPLTGVVVTKLDGTAKGGILVPIVRELGVPIKFIGVGEQAGDLQPFDSRDFVRALFDVQLPQ, encoded by the coding sequence GTGAGCTGGCTCGACCGTCTGCGTGCCGGCCTGGGCAAGACCCGCGCGCAGCTCAGCGGCACGGCCGACCTGGGAGGCGACGTTCAGGCGGCGTTCACGCGCATGGATACCATTGAGGACCTCGAGTACGCCCTGATCGCTGCCGATGTGGGCCGCGCGGCAACCGAGGAGATCATCGAGGACATCCGACGAATCGGCGGGGGCAACCTGCAAGACGCCCTCATGCAGGCGCTGACCCTGCAACTCGAACCCGACGCCCGGCGCGCCGAGTTCCGTAAGTTGGGCTTCGCGCCCGAGGTCGGCCGCAGCCGTGTAGACCCCAAGGGACACGTGGTCATGGTGATCGGGGTGAACGGCGTGGGCAAGACGACCACCATCGCCAAGCTCGGGCAGTACTACATGGAGCGTGGCCGGAGCGTGATGTTCGCGGCGGGCGACACCTTCCGCGCGGCGGCGGGCGCGCAACTCGGCGTGTGGGGTGAGCGCCTGGGCGTGCCGGTGGTGCAGGGCCCGGAGGGGGGCGACCCGGCCGCGGTGGCCTTCGACGCGGCGAGTGCCCGCAAGGCGCGCGGCACCGACCTGCTGCTCATCGACACGGCCGGACGGCTGCACAACAAGCACAACCTGATGGAGGAACTGAAAAAGGTGCAGCGCGTGGTGGACAAGGCCGACCCCGGCGAGCCGACCGAGGTCTGGCTGGTGCTCGACGCCGTGACGGGCCAGAACGGGCTGCAGCAGGCCAAGAAGTTCCACGAATCCACCCCCCTGACTGGGGTGGTCGTGACCAAGCTCGACGGCACGGCCAAGGGCGGTATCCTCGTGCCTATCGTCCGCGAACTGGGGGTGCCCATCAAGTTCATCGGGGTGGGCGAGCAGGCCGGCGACCTCCAGCCCTTCGACAGCCGCGATTTCGTGCGGGCCTTGTTCGACGTGCAGTTGCCCCAGTAG
- a CDS encoding DUF4385 domain-containing protein: protein MAGKPKFDYALHYADLDLRAHPELYRVGIGEQGVLLVQPYKAEILPHWRFATPDAARGSSEKIYAMFLDYLAQDDFVGADMARKFLQMGYTRSRRYANHKGGKKYDGPVPEGKKGQSGAHGRAELPRSPEDPVKAESARIFKAKWDEAEANETYAKRKKAHKAQYG, encoded by the coding sequence GTGGCCGGTAAACCCAAATTCGACTACGCGCTGCACTATGCAGACCTTGACCTGCGTGCCCACCCCGAGCTCTACCGGGTCGGCATAGGTGAGCAGGGTGTACTGCTTGTTCAGCCGTACAAGGCCGAGATCCTGCCCCACTGGCGATTCGCCACGCCGGACGCGGCGCGCGGGAGCAGCGAGAAGATCTACGCGATGTTTCTCGACTACCTCGCGCAGGATGACTTCGTGGGGGCCGACATGGCCCGCAAGTTTCTCCAGATGGGGTACACCCGCTCGCGGCGCTACGCCAACCACAAGGGCGGCAAGAAGTACGACGGCCCCGTGCCCGAGGGCAAGAAGGGCCAGAGTGGCGCGCACGGCCGCGCCGAACTGCCCCGCAGCCCCGAGGACCCGGTCAAGGCCGAGTCGGCCCGTATCTTCAAGGCGAAGTGGGACGAGGCCGAGGCGAACGAGACCTACGCCAAGCGGAAAAAAGCCCACAAGGCGCAGTACGGCTGA
- a CDS encoding Dps family protein — protein sequence MTKKSKSSKKAPLQETSDGAPVAAVAQNTDQADAAHMNVTNNALVDHNYLSEEEFQVVAETLQRNLSTTITLYLKFKKYHWDIRGRFFRDLHLAYDEFIEEFFESIDEQAERLVALGGSPASAPSDLERYSVIKVPTETVRDARTQVADLVQDLTRISRAYRDDSKTVDDHNDPATADMYNGYAATTDKIRWMLQAIMDDDRMN from the coding sequence ATGACCAAGAAGAGCAAGTCTTCCAAGAAGGCCCCCCTGCAGGAGACTTCGGACGGCGCGCCGGTCGCCGCCGTGGCCCAGAACACGGACCAGGCCGACGCCGCCCACATGAACGTCACCAACAATGCGCTGGTGGACCACAACTACCTCTCGGAAGAGGAATTTCAGGTCGTCGCCGAGACGCTGCAGCGTAACCTCTCGACCACCATCACGCTGTACCTGAAGTTCAAGAAGTATCACTGGGACATCCGCGGCCGCTTCTTCCGCGACCTGCACCTCGCCTACGACGAGTTCATCGAGGAGTTCTTCGAGAGCATCGACGAGCAGGCCGAGCGCCTCGTGGCCCTCGGCGGCAGCCCGGCGAGTGCCCCGAGCGACCTCGAACGCTACAGCGTGATCAAGGTGCCCACCGAGACCGTGCGCGACGCCCGCACCCAGGTTGCCGACCTCGTGCAGGACCTGACCCGTATCTCCAGGGCTTACCGCGACGACAGCAAGACGGTGGACGACCACAACGACCCTGCCACGGCCGACATGTACAACGGATACGCCGCCACGACCGACAAGATCCGGTGGATGCTCCAGGCAATCATGGACGACGACCGGATGAACTGA
- a CDS encoding MBL fold metallo-hydrolase, with protein MSDLTPLAPGVFLFPGAVNSLVLAAGDGGGGALLIDTGLDDSHARKLLRAVAGAGLRPSAILNTHSHADHHGGNAHILGRYPDIPVHAPPLESAIITHPVLEPLSLYGAWPPLELRGKFLLAPSSPAQPVGEGIQTLGGVTLELLAVPGHAAQMYAVRAGDVLYAADALFGPAALARHPLTFCADSAAQKASAGALGRLTGVRLTVPGHGAPTDDLAGLVAENLAAYERTTGAVQRALAVGEAGVDEVLARVCAALGVVMTDAAALVLNRAVVSAHLGELCASGGAALRVEANRLVFART; from the coding sequence ATGAGTGACCTGACTCCACTGGCTCCCGGCGTGTTCCTGTTTCCCGGCGCGGTCAACAGCCTCGTGCTGGCCGCGGGGGACGGGGGCGGTGGGGCCCTGCTCATTGACACCGGTCTGGACGACTCGCACGCCCGCAAGCTGCTGCGCGCGGTCGCGGGGGCAGGCCTGCGGCCCTCGGCTATCCTGAACACCCACAGCCACGCGGACCACCACGGCGGCAACGCGCACATCCTGGGCAGGTATCCGGACATTCCGGTCCACGCTCCTCCGCTGGAGTCGGCAATCATCACCCACCCTGTCCTGGAGCCGTTGTCGCTGTACGGCGCGTGGCCCCCGCTTGAGCTGCGCGGGAAGTTCCTGCTGGCCCCCTCCAGCCCCGCGCAGCCGGTGGGGGAGGGCATACAGACCCTGGGTGGCGTAACGCTGGAGCTGCTGGCCGTGCCGGGCCACGCCGCCCAGATGTACGCGGTCCGTGCCGGAGACGTGTTGTACGCCGCCGACGCCCTGTTCGGTCCGGCCGCGCTCGCGCGCCATCCCCTGACCTTCTGTGCCGACTCGGCCGCCCAGAAGGCGAGCGCCGGGGCACTGGGGCGCCTGACGGGTGTGCGCCTGACCGTGCCGGGCCACGGCGCTCCGACCGACGACCTCGCTGGCCTGGTGGCTGAGAATCTCGCGGCCTACGAAAGAACCACCGGCGCGGTGCAGCGGGCCCTCGCGGTCGGCGAGGCGGGCGTGGACGAGGTGCTGGCCCGCGTGTGCGCCGCGCTGGGGGTCGTCATGACGGACGCGGCGGCCCTGGTGCTCAACCGCGCGGTGGTCAGTGCCCACCTCGGCGAACTGTGCGCCTCGGGCGGAGCGGCGCTGCGGGTGGAGGCCAACCGGCTGGTCTTCGCCCGGACCTGA
- a CDS encoding aminotransferase class I/II-fold pyridoxal phosphate-dependent enzyme gives MSGAEPTPGAGSRGWASGRAAAVPGSVFGQMNAAAGRARAAGLEVIDLSIGSSDQPPPEPALAALREATHDPATYRYPLFSDTAPLREAAAAYLARRFGVTVDPETEVLPLIGAQEGLAHLLLAVTDPGDTLLLPDPCYPPYLGAAAVAGLRTVPLPLLPARGFLPDLDAVPADTAPRALLLNYPNNPTSAVADEAFFARAAAWCRARGTLLIHDHPYAELTFGGYRAPSALGAGLEGVVELHSLSKTHHLGGFRVGFAAGDAGAIAALARVKGAVDFHAYLGIQRAATVALGLPDALGRAAARIFEERRDTLVPALRALGWEVATPQASMYVWAQVPGLTDSVAYAVRVAEDTGVVLNPGRAFGTRGEGSVRFALVQPPPRLAEAARRLAQAPVQGRQS, from the coding sequence ATGTCGGGGGCTGAGCCCACGCCGGGGGCTGGCAGCCGGGGCTGGGCGTCCGGGCGCGCAGCGGCCGTGCCGGGCAGCGTCTTCGGGCAGATGAACGCGGCGGCCGGCCGGGCGCGCGCCGCCGGGCTGGAGGTCATCGACCTGAGCATCGGCAGCAGCGACCAACCGCCGCCCGAGCCTGCCCTCGCGGCGCTGCGGGAGGCCACCCACGACCCAGCCACCTACCGCTATCCGCTGTTCTCGGACACCGCGCCGCTGCGGGAGGCGGCCGCCGCGTACCTGGCGCGGCGCTTCGGCGTGACCGTGGACCCGGAGACCGAGGTGCTGCCCCTCATCGGCGCCCAGGAAGGCCTGGCCCACCTGCTGTTGGCCGTGACCGACCCCGGTGACACCCTGCTGCTGCCCGACCCCTGTTACCCGCCCTATCTGGGCGCGGCGGCGGTGGCGGGCCTGCGCACCGTGCCGCTGCCCCTGTTGCCCGCGCGCGGCTTCCTGCCCGACCTCGACGCGGTGCCGGCAGACACGGCCCCCCGCGCCCTGCTACTCAACTACCCCAACAACCCGACCTCGGCCGTGGCCGACGAGGCCTTCTTCGCTCGCGCCGCCGCGTGGTGCCGTGCGCGGGGCACGCTGCTCATCCACGACCACCCCTACGCCGAGCTCACCTTCGGGGGCTACCGCGCGCCGAGTGCGCTGGGGGCGGGCCTGGAAGGCGTCGTCGAACTCCATTCGCTGAGCAAGACCCATCACCTGGGCGGCTTCCGGGTGGGCTTCGCTGCCGGAGACGCGGGGGCCATCGCGGCGCTCGCGCGGGTCAAGGGAGCGGTAGATTTCCACGCGTACCTGGGGATCCAGCGGGCGGCGACGGTGGCCCTGGGCTTGCCCGACGCCCTGGGCCGGGCGGCCGCGCGCATCTTCGAAGAGCGGCGCGACACCCTGGTGCCGGCCCTGCGGGCACTGGGCTGGGAGGTCGCCACCCCGCAGGCGAGCATGTACGTCTGGGCGCAGGTACCGGGCCTGACCGACAGCGTGGCCTACGCCGTGCGCGTGGCCGAGGACACCGGCGTGGTCCTGAATCCGGGGCGGGCCTTCGGAACACGGGGCGAGGGCTCCGTGCGCTTCGCGCTCGTGCAGCCGCCGCCGCGTCTGGCCGAGGCGGCGCGGCGACTGGCCCAGGCGCCGGTACAGGGCCGGCAATCGTAG
- a CDS encoding response regulator: MRASGTTGRQMQILLVEDSEADAFLTQAAFETLSLPPQFTVCADGLFAIEHLQGLLREQQPLPDLLLVDINMPRMDGFELIAYLKANEDLRHLPVLVFSTSSAPQDVRRSYEAHASSYICKPVAYPDYDRVVQAVEAFWMNTARLPT, from the coding sequence ATGAGGGCTTCCGGCACAACGGGCAGGCAGATGCAGATTCTGCTGGTAGAGGACAGCGAGGCCGACGCCTTTCTGACCCAGGCGGCCTTCGAGACCCTCTCTCTGCCTCCCCAGTTCACGGTCTGTGCCGACGGCCTGTTCGCCATCGAGCACCTTCAGGGACTGCTCCGCGAGCAGCAGCCTCTGCCTGACCTGCTGCTCGTGGACATCAATATGCCGCGCATGGACGGCTTCGAGCTGATCGCCTACCTCAAGGCCAACGAGGACCTGCGGCACCTGCCGGTGCTCGTTTTCAGCACGAGCAGCGCTCCGCAGGACGTACGGCGCTCCTACGAGGCGCACGCGAGCAGCTACATCTGCAAGCCGGTGGCCTACCCCGACTACGACCGCGTGGTCCAGGCCGTCGAGGCGTTCTGGATGAACACGGCCCGCCTGCCCACCTGA